In Armatimonadota bacterium, the following proteins share a genomic window:
- a CDS encoding sigma-70 family RNA polymerase sigma factor has translation MTDEKFESQLRRHKDAVYRQMLRVCGNREDAEDVLVEAILNAYRHYENLEDKERFQAWLAVIGRRVCGRIKKKESLLPLVELADRHPAVSEEPDFETNELVAKVHNALNVLSPDERPVFELRDLQGMSGEETAQRLGISVAAMKSRLHRARARIRKALDHCLDCAET, from the coding sequence ATGACGGACGAAAAGTTTGAATCCCAGCTGCGCCGGCACAAAGATGCCGTTTACCGGCAAATGCTGCGCGTTTGCGGCAACCGGGAAGATGCCGAGGACGTCTTGGTCGAGGCCATCCTCAATGCCTACCGGCACTACGAAAACCTTGAGGATAAAGAGCGGTTCCAGGCCTGGCTTGCCGTCATTGGCCGCCGAGTGTGCGGCCGTATCAAAAAGAAAGAATCCCTCCTTCCGCTCGTCGAACTTGCCGACCGCCATCCCGCTGTTTCGGAAGAACCCGACTTTGAAACCAACGAACTGGTGGCAAAAGTCCACAATGCCCTCAATGTTCTCTCACCCGATGAACGACCCGTCTTTGAACTGCGGGATCTTCAAGGGATGTCCGGAGAGGAGACTGCCCAGCGACTTGGGATATCGGTTGCCGCCATGAAATCCCGGCTCCACCGGGCCCGGGCAAGAATCCGCAAGGCCCTCGATCACTGTTTGGACTGTGCGGAAACTTGA
- the acs gene encoding acetate--CoA ligase — protein MSETIDSLLTESRKFPPPPEFAAAANASDPGIYGEADSDWQGWWTGWAEKLDWFSKWETVCVWDQPFSQWFVGGKVNACHNAVDRHVLRGNGGKTAWIAEGEPGDIRVFTYADVHREVQKVANALKALGIGKGDRVCIYMGQGPELCLAMLACARIGAIHSVIFGGFSAKSICERANDAQAKAIVTADGLWRRGKVIGLKKIVDEALEMGCPTVEKVLVHQRVGAEGPEQSNWKEGRDIRWGEAVDPQPADCPCEPMDSEDVLFILYTSGSTGKPKGIVHTTGGYLTGTMATSKLVFDYKDSDVYWCTADCGWITGHSYVVYGPMCNGVTQILYEGAPDTPDKDRFWRIVERHRATILYTAPTAIRTFMKWGEEFPQRCDLGSLRLLGSVGEPINPEAWIWYHEFIGGGRCPIVDTWWQTETGAIMITPLPGITVTKPGSAGRPFPGISASIYNEAGDDLLATHGAPVGGFLVLKRPWPSMLRGIWGDNERYRQVYWSKFSDAYFAGDGAKVDADGDFWLLGRVDDIMLVSGHNISTMEVESALVDHHAVAESAVIGKAHEIKGQSVAAFVILKSHVEASDALNMELRAHVAEKIGSLARPDDLYFTADLPKTRSGKIMRRLLRDIAEGRVLGDVTTLADPAVVAALKEQHDEKEG, from the coding sequence ATGTCTGAGACGATAGACAGCCTGCTGACCGAGAGCCGAAAATTCCCGCCGCCACCTGAATTTGCCGCGGCCGCCAACGCCAGCGACCCCGGAATCTATGGGGAGGCGGATTCTGACTGGCAGGGTTGGTGGACCGGTTGGGCAGAAAAGCTGGACTGGTTTTCCAAGTGGGAAACCGTTTGCGTTTGGGATCAACCGTTCTCGCAATGGTTTGTCGGGGGCAAGGTCAACGCCTGCCACAACGCGGTCGACCGCCATGTGCTCAGGGGCAATGGGGGCAAAACAGCTTGGATCGCCGAAGGCGAACCGGGCGACATCCGGGTTTTCACCTATGCCGATGTGCACCGCGAAGTCCAGAAGGTCGCCAATGCCTTGAAGGCGCTGGGGATCGGCAAGGGGGATCGCGTTTGCATTTACATGGGTCAGGGCCCGGAATTGTGTTTGGCGATGCTTGCCTGCGCCCGCATTGGCGCAATCCACTCGGTGATCTTTGGCGGATTCAGCGCCAAGTCGATTTGCGAGCGCGCCAACGACGCCCAAGCCAAGGCGATTGTCACGGCCGATGGCCTGTGGCGCCGGGGCAAGGTAATCGGCCTTAAGAAAATTGTCGATGAGGCGCTGGAAATGGGTTGCCCCACGGTTGAAAAGGTGCTGGTCCACCAACGGGTCGGCGCGGAGGGCCCGGAACAATCCAATTGGAAGGAGGGCCGGGACATCCGTTGGGGAGAAGCTGTCGACCCCCAACCTGCCGACTGCCCCTGCGAGCCTATGGATTCTGAGGATGTTCTTTTCATCCTCTACACCAGCGGATCGACGGGCAAACCCAAGGGAATCGTGCACACCACAGGCGGATACCTGACCGGGACGATGGCGACCAGCAAGCTAGTTTTTGATTACAAAGATTCCGATGTCTACTGGTGCACGGCCGATTGCGGTTGGATCACGGGGCACAGCTATGTGGTTTATGGCCCCATGTGCAACGGGGTGACCCAAATCCTCTACGAAGGAGCGCCTGACACGCCTGACAAAGACCGGTTTTGGCGGATCGTGGAACGCCACAGGGCCACCATTCTTTACACGGCACCGACTGCGATCCGGACATTCATGAAATGGGGCGAGGAGTTCCCCCAACGGTGCGACCTGGGCTCGCTGCGTTTGTTGGGTTCGGTCGGGGAACCGATCAACCCAGAAGCATGGATTTGGTACCACGAGTTCATCGGTGGCGGCCGGTGCCCCATCGTGGACACATGGTGGCAAACCGAGACGGGGGCGATCATGATCACACCCTTGCCGGGGATCACGGTGACCAAACCCGGGAGTGCAGGCCGGCCCTTTCCTGGAATTTCCGCTTCCATTTACAACGAGGCGGGAGACGACCTCTTGGCCACCCACGGGGCGCCGGTGGGAGGATTCCTGGTTTTGAAAAGGCCGTGGCCCAGCATGTTGCGTGGGATTTGGGGGGACAACGAGCGTTACCGCCAAGTCTATTGGAGCAAATTCTCCGATGCTTACTTTGCGGGCGACGGGGCCAAGGTCGACGCTGATGGCGACTTTTGGCTTTTGGGGCGCGTGGACGACATCATGCTCGTGAGCGGCCACAATATCTCGACAATGGAGGTCGAGAGCGCCCTGGTTGACCACCATGCGGTGGCCGAAAGCGCGGTGATCGGCAAGGCCCACGAGATCAAGGGGCAATCGGTTGCGGCCTTCGTGATCCTCAAATCGCACGTTGAGGCCAGCGATGCCCTGAACATGGAACTCCGGGCCCACGTGGCCGAAAAGATCGGGTCGCTGGCCCGGCCCGACGACCTTTACTTCACAGCCGATCTCCCAAAGACTCGGAGTGGGAAAATCATGCGCCGGTTGCTGCGGGACATTGCGGAAGGCCGTGTCCTGGGGGATGTCACCACTCTGGCCGATCCGGCGGTTGTGGCCGCTTTAAAAGAGCAACACGACGAGAAGGAAGGATAA